From Xiphophorus hellerii strain 12219 chromosome 6, Xiphophorus_hellerii-4.1, whole genome shotgun sequence, the proteins below share one genomic window:
- the dusp12 gene encoding dual specificity protein phosphatase 12, which yields MLLVDAGVYIGTAGDLNDRQALDAVSVTHVLSVDSVDPGPLLPAEGKLSRKWIDVLDEAASDLLSHMDACFVFIEEAVKAGGAALVHCQAGRSRSAAIVTAYLMKKHQLGFTEAYSKLKSLKQDVQVNSGFEEQLHLYEAMHCEVDPSSPSYKQYRLQKVTEKYPELQQGATELPREIFACDPAHSNSSELSYRCRKCRRTLFRGSSILSHSVGEGASAFSHKKPSNLTGEVQCTSYFIEPVQWMEPALLGVMNGQLLCPKCRSKLGSFSWCGDQCSCGRWVMPAFQLHRNRVDEIRLLHIQK from the exons ATGCTGCTGGTGGACGCTGGTGTGTACATCGGCACTGCGGGCGACCTGAACGACAGGCAGGCGTTGGACGCTGTGTCTGTTACTCACGTCCTGTCTGTGGACTCTGTGGATCCCGGGCCGCTGCTCCCTGCTGAAGGGAAGCTCTCCAGGAAGTGGATCGACGTTCTAGATGAAGCCGCGTCTGACCTCCTCAGTCACATGGATGCCTGTTTTGTCTTCATTGAGGAGGCGGTTAAAGCGGGTGGAGCGGCACTCGTTCACTG CCAGGCGGGTCGGAGTCGCAGTGCCGCCATCGTAACGGCGTATCTGATGAAGAAACATCAGCTGGGCTTCACTGAGGCCTACAGCAAACTGAAAAGTCTCAAACAGGATGTCCA GGTGAACAGTGGCTTTGAGGAGCAGCTGCATCTCTATGAAGCCATGCACTGCGAAGTGGACCCATCCAGTCCTTCCTACAAACAGTACAGACTGCAGAAGGTCACAGAGAAATACCCAG AGTTACAGCAGGGCGCTACAGAGTTGCCCAGGGAGATTTTTGCATGTGACCCCGCCCACTCCAACTCCTCTGAATTGTCTTACAGATGCAGAAAATGCAG ACGGACTCTGTTTCGCGGTTCCAGTATTCTCAGTCATTCTGTAGGAGAGGGAGCATCAGCCTTCAGTCACAAGAAGCCCAGTAACCTCACAG GAGAAGTCCAGTGTACCTCGTACTTCATCGAGCCGGTTCAGTGGATGGAACCGGCGTTACTTGGAGTGATGAATGGACAG CTGCTCTGTCCAAAGTGTCGCTCCAAGCTGGGCTCGTTCAGTTGGTGCGGAGATCAGTGTTCGTGCGGCCGCTGGGTCATGCCCGCCTTCCAGCTGCATCGCAACAGGGTAGACGAGATCCGGCTGCTTCACATTCagaaataa
- the LOC116721354 gene encoding tripartite motif-containing protein 65-like → MAHQGNPELKEKFCCMICLDLLGDPVILPCGHNYCKNCIEGWWNEKEPSDTYSCPACRRSDRSRPNLARNTLLAEAIELLGKSPAAPELCSSSGREDFCSNHKDEQMKLFCRTHQTCICGLCSVEEHKGDDIVSAESERTEKQREIHSNLQEIQEKIKDREEDIKKLQQKMGAIDASAEEAVRKSSEIFAELIDLLKERSLDVKQQIRRQQKAAESQIKQYKARLETEISELRGREEELQQLSHTDDHIHFLHSFSLLGKPDKATDTLKFKESAPCFFRDLTAAVAEAGGKLKRFVHEETTKTSAMEMELNVVMSPAEPKSRADFLQRSHQVSLNPNTAHRKLLLSLGNKRVTRINKFISPLHPDRFTEWTQALSTESFTGCCYWEVKWTGRVTIAVAYSRMSRTGRQSEFGSNTESWALDCYRDCFVFGHDGVKTCVSGPQSSTVGVYLDHTAGSLSFFSVSDSMELLHRVQTTFTQPLHAGLWVGVCDGSTAEFC, encoded by the coding sequence ATGGCTCATCAGGGAAATCCTGAGCTCAAGGAGAAATTTTGCTGCATGATCTGCCTGGACCTACTGGGGGATCCGGTGATACTTCCTTGTGGGCACAACTACTGCAAGAATTGCATAGAGGGCTGGTGGAATGAAAAGGAGCCGAGTGACACGTACAGCTGTCCTGCATGCAGACGGAGCGATAGATCCAGGCCTAATCTGGCAAGGAACACTCTGCTAGCAGAAGCGATAGAACTGCTTGGAAAGAGTCCAGCTGCACCTGAGCTTTGTTCCTCTTCTGGCCGTGAAGATTTCTGCTCCAATCACAAGGACGAGCAGATGAAGTTATTCTGCCGCACTCATCAGACATGCATCTGCGGCCTCTGTTCAGTGGAGGAGCATAAAGGTGATGACATAGTGTCAGCTGAATCGGAGAGGACTGAGAAGCAGAGAGAGATTCACTCAAACCTCCAGGAGATTCAGGAGAAAATTAAAGACAGAGAAGAAGACATTAAGAAGCTTCAGCAGAAGATGGGGGCTATTGATGCCTCTGCTGAGGAGGCAGTGAGGAAGAGCAGCGAGATTTTTGCTGAGCTGATCGACCTGTTGAAGGAAAGAAGCTtggatgtgaagcagcagatcaggaGGCAGCAGAAAGCCGCAGAGAGTCAGATCAAACAGTACAAAGCAAGACTAGAGACGGAGATCTCTGAGCTCAGAGGGAGAGAAGAGGAGCTCCAGCAGCTGTCCCACACAGACGATCACATCCACTTCCTCCACAGCTTCTCGCTGCTGGGAAAACCCGACAAAGCCACAGATACGCTCAAATTTAAAGAATCTGCTCCGTGTTTCTTTAGGGATCTGACAGCAGCGGTAGCAGAAGCTGGAGGCAAACTGAAGCGCTTTGTTCATGAGGAAACCACGAAGACGTCAGCGATGGAGATGGAGCTGAATGTGGTGATGTCACCAGCTGAGCCCAAGAGCAGAGCGGACTTCCTGCAGCGTTCCCATCAGGTCAGCCTGAACCCGAACACGGCCCACAGAAAGCTGCTTCTGTCTCTGGGAAACAAGAGAGTCACACGCATCAACAAATTCATAAGTCCTCTTCATCCTGACAGATTCACAGAATGGACTCAGGCCCTGAGCACAGAGAGCTTTACTGGctgctgttactgggaggtgaaGTGGACTGGGAGAGTTACCATAGCTGTGGCGTACAGCAGGATGAGCAGAACAGGAAGGCAGAGTGAGTTTGGGAGCAACACGGAGTCCTGGGCTTTGGATTGCTACAGAGACTGTTTTGTATTCGGACATGACGGAGTAAAAACGTGCGTGTCCGGTCCCCAGTCCTCCACGGTGGGCGTGTACCTGGACCACACAGCAGGGAGCCTGTCCTTTTTCAGCGTCTCCGACAGCATGGAgctcctccacagagtccaaACCACGTTCACTCAGCCTTTACATGCCGGGCTTTGGGTCGGTGTTTGTGATGGATCTACTGCTGAGTTCTGCTAA